From the Cherax quadricarinatus isolate ZL_2023a chromosome 22, ASM3850222v1, whole genome shotgun sequence genome, one window contains:
- the LOC128689865 gene encoding probable glutamate receptor codes for MSELLEIFADKMNFSYELVRPSDLMWGGPQTDGSWTGMLGMLQRLEVEFAIGPFGVTDLRETVCDFSEPVHSENNAILMVRPTLQNDVSGFLKPFAFEVWLLMLLSLVSVVGAVTLLTDNTLAEDKIYSFDSRNTLVKAAMWSLKALTQESSVWLPKSRLIVITWLLVSYVFASSYSGILTAMLTVPQVSIPIDSLADLVAQSHLPWRLETGSMMFQYFKESNDEVLLKVFRGVSGTFPDCWAAREDVANGKFAAICDKTTMKKAMSWDFSTSGKCHLYISKEKVYSNALIAMAFKINSTYLAPANHIISLMKESGILYKWLGDQITNTSQCLRPPTSDRGEGIAPLNIEVVEGPFLLLAGGLTVSLIAFLSELTVWYSCGGNHKSPRNA; via the exons ATGTCTGAACTTCTAGAGATCTTCGCTGACAAAATGAACTTCAG CTATGAGTTGGTTCGTCCCTCAGACCTGATGTGGGGAGGACCTCAGACAGATGGATCTTGGACCGGAATGCTAGGGATGCTGCAGAGGCTG GAGGTCGAGTTCGCTATCGGCCCCTTCGGTGTAACAGATCTTCGGGAGACTGTGTGTGATTTCAGTGAACCAGTCCACAGCGAGAACAACGCTATTCTTATGGTTCGTCCCACCCTGCAGAACGATGTCTCCGGCTTCCTTAAACCCTTCGCTTTTGAG GTATGGCTGTTAATGCTCTTGAGTCTCGTGAGCGTGGTTGGTGCCGTGACACTCCT TACCGACAACACCCTCGCGGAGGATAAGATCTACAGCTTCGACTCCCGAAACACTCTCGTTAAGGCGGCCATGTGGAGTCTTAAGGCTCTTACGCAAGAAA GCTCAGTATGGCTGCCCAAGAGTCGCCTGATAGTGATCACTTGGCTCCTGGTATCCTATGTATTCGCTTCCTCCTACAGCGGGATCCTGACGGCCATGCTAACGGTACCTCAGGTTTCTATCCCCATAGACTCTCTGGCTGACCTGGTGGCCCAGTCTCACCTGCCTTGGCGCCTTGAAACTGGCTCTATGATGTTTCAGTACTTCAAG GAGTCTAACGACGAGGTGTTGTTGAAGGTGTTCAGGGGAGTGTCGGGCACCTTTCCTGACTGCTGGGCTGCGAGGGAAGACGTCGCTAATGGAAAGTTCGCTGCCATCTGCGACAAAACAACTATGAAGAAAGCAATGTCATGGGATTTCAG CACGAGCGGAAAGTGTCACTTGTACATCTCCAAAGAGAAAGTCTACAGCAATGCTCTAATCGCCATGGCATTCAAGATCAACTCCACCTACCTTGCTCCTGCAAACCACAT CATCTCCTTGATGAAGGAGTCTGGCATCCTGTATAAGTGGCTGGGAGACCAGATCACAAACACCAGCCAGTGTCTTCGTCCACCGACCTCAGATCGCGGGGAGGGCATCGCTCCTCTCAACATCGAAGTCGTCGAAGGTCCCTTCCTCTTGCTAGCAGGAG GACTGACTGTGAGTCTTATAGCCTTCCTTAGTGAGCTCACTGTGTGGTATTCGTGTGGTGGTAACCACAAGAGTCCAAGGAATGCTTAG